From Mustelus asterias chromosome 5, sMusAst1.hap1.1, whole genome shotgun sequence, a single genomic window includes:
- the odc1 gene encoding ornithine decarboxylase, producing MNDFSNGEFDFSFLEEGFSARDILESKINEVSHSDDKDAFYVADLGDIVKKHMRWHRILPRVTPFYAVKCNDDKAVVKTLATLGAGFDCASKTEIQMVQSLDVCVDKIIYANPCKQLSQIKYAATHGVQKMTFDSEVELMKVARGHPSAKLVLRIAADDSKAICRLSVKFGATLKTSRLLLERAKELDIDIIGVSFHVGSGCTDAQTYAQAIADARFVFDMGMEYGFNMYLLDIGGGFPGSEDTKLKFEEIAAVINPALDKYFPTDSGVQVIAEPGRFYVASAYTLSVNIIAKKAMFNEQNSSDDEDDSENDMTLMYYVNDGVYGSFNCILYDHAHVMPVLVKKQKSDERLYLTSIWGPTCDGLDRIVERCNMPELQVGDWMVFENMGAYTVAAASTFNGFQRPQIFYVMSRPAWQLMQQIKEGGFPSQAEDRAANTLLASCAWESGMELLCSSSCSSARVNV from the exons GATGACAAAGATGCTTTTTATGTTGCGGACTTGGGTGACATTGTCAAGAAACACATGCGGTGGCACAGGATCCTTCCTCGTGTGACTCCTTTTTATGCTGTCAAATGCAATGATGATAAAGCTGTGGTTAAAACTCTTGCTACTTTGGGTGCTGGATTTGATTGTGCTAGTAAG ACTGAAATTCAGATGGTACAGAGTCTTGATGTTTGTGTTGACAAAATAATCTATGCTAACCCGTGCAAACAGTTGTCTCAAATCAAATATGCTGCAACACATGGGGTGCAGAAGATGACATTTGATAGTGAAGTGGAGCTGATGAAAGTAGCAAGAGGTCACCCAAGTGCAAA GCTGGTTCTGCGCATTGCTGCTGATGATTCCAAGGCTATCTGCCGCCTGAGTGTTAAGTTTGGAGCAACACTTAAGACTAGTAGGCTTCTCCTTGAACGCGCCAAAGAGCTGGATATTGACATTATTGGCGTAAG CTTTCATGTGGGAAGTGGTTGTACAGATGCCCAAACATATGCCCAGGCTATTGCAGATGCTCGTTTTGTTTTTGATATGGGT ATGGAGTACGGTTTCAACATGTACTTGCTTGATATTGGTGGTGGTTTTCCTGGTTCAGAAGACACCAAGCTCAAATTTGAAGAG ATTGCAGCTGTCATCAATCCTGCATTGGATAAATACTTCCCCACTGATTCTGGAGTTCAAGTCATCGCTGAGCCTGGTCGGTTCTATGTGGCATCTGCTTACACACTGTCTGTGAATATCATTGCTAAGAAGGCAATGTTCAATGAACAGAATAGCTCTGATG ATGAGGATGATAGTGAAAACGACATGACCCTCATGTACTATGTAAATGATGGTGTTTATGGATCATTCAACTGCATACTATATGATCATGCTCATGTAATGCCAGTTCTGGTCAAG AAACAGAAGTCTgatgagaggctgtacttgaccaGTATTTGGGGTCCAACTTGTGATGGGCTTGATCGTATTGTCGAACGTTGTAATATGCCGGAGCTGCAGGTTGGAGATTGGATGGTGTTTGAGAATATGGGAGCTTACACTGTTGCTGCTGCTTCAACattcaatggatttcaaagacCTCAGATCTTTTATGTTATGTCAAGACCAGCCTG GCAATTAATGCAACAGATCAAGGAAGGTGGCTTTCCATCCCAAGCGGAGGATCGTGCTGCTAATACTTTACTGGCATCCTGTGCCTGGGAAAGTGGAATGGagcttctttgttcttcttcttgcTCTTCAGCAAGAGTTAATGTCTAA